A single Salmo salar chromosome ssa19, Ssal_v3.1, whole genome shotgun sequence DNA region contains:
- the LOC106578596 gene encoding melanocortin receptor 4-like — MMNATDHQGLISVGYTRNLSTAGTLGTLNIDSEGVGIKDSSTGCYEQLLISTEVFLTLGIVSLLENILVIAAIIKNKNLHSPMYLFICSLAVADMLVSVSNASETIVIALINGGNLTISGSLIKSMDNVFDSMICSSLLASICSLLAIAIDRYITIFYALRYHNIVTVKRAMAVIVCIWSCCVASGVLFIIYSESTTVLICLITMFFTMLALMASLYVHMFMLARLHIKRIAVLPGNVPIRQRANMKGAITLTILLGVFVVCWAPFFLHLILMISCPRNPYCACFMSHFNMYLILIMCNSVIDPLIYAFRSQEMRKTFKEIFCWYSLPNLCLCELPGKY, encoded by the coding sequence ATGATGAATGCCACAGACCACCAAGGGTTGATCTCAGTGGGCTATACCAGGAACCTCAGCACTGCTGGGACTCTGGGAACCCTCAACATAGACTCAGAGGGAGTTGGTATCAAGGACTCCTCAACGGGATGTTACGAGCAGCTCCTCATCTCTACCGAGGTCTTTCTCACACTGGGGATAGTCAGTTTATTAGAGAACATCCTGGTGATTGCCGCCATCATCAAGAATAAGAATCTCCACTCTCCCATGTACTTATTCATCTGTTCGTTGGCCGTGGCAGACATGCTGGTCAGCGTCTCCAACGCCTCCGAGACCATCGTCATAGCCCTGATCAACGGCGGCAACTTGACCATCTCCGGGTCACTCATAAAGAGCATGGACAACGTGTTCGACTCCATGATCTGTAGCTCACTGCTGGCGTCAATCTGTAGTCTCTTGGCCATCGCCATAGACCGCTACATCACCATATTCTACGCGCTGCGCTACCACAACATTGTGACGGTAAAACGAGCGATGGCGGTAATCGTGTGCATCTGGTCGTGTTGTGTGGCGTCGGGCGTGCTCTTCATTATCTACTCTGAGAGCACCACGGTCCTCATCTGCCTCATCACCATGTTCTTCACCATGCTGGCGCTCATGGCCTCGCTCTACGTCCACATGTTCATGCTGGCCCGCCTGCACATAAAGAGGATCGCCGTGCTGCCCGGGAACGTTCCCATCCGCCAGCGTGCCAACATGAAGGGCGCCATCACCCTCACCATCCTCCTGGGTGTGTTCGTAGTGTGCTGggctccctttttcctccacctCATCCTCATGATATCATGCCCCAGGAACCCCTACTGCGCCTGCTTCATGTCGCACTTCAACatgtacctcatcctcatcatgtgtaactctgtcatCGACCCACTGATCTACGCCTTCAGGAGCCAAGAGATGAGGAAGACCTTCAAGGAGATCTTCTGCTGGTACAGCCTGCCAAACCTGTGTCTGTGCGAGCTGCCCGGAAAATATTAA